In one Alnus glutinosa chromosome 14, dhAlnGlut1.1, whole genome shotgun sequence genomic region, the following are encoded:
- the LOC133856776 gene encoding putative F-box protein At1g67623, with protein MADHFNEEEHKVGMTNILPNDKLTEVLTKVASPSFIDLFEAKLTCRDLCGLAKKDHIFQQASLENIPHSWCTNAEVLFLKRCKESGNPDAIFREGMHGYFTSKNPELELKFLETAYEKGHIEATSIKASRIEDQSTPAKQKGFKHKGLSMDAGGG; from the exons ATGGCTGATCATTTCAATGAAGAGGAGCACAAGGTTGGCATGACCAATATTCTCCCAAACGACAAGTTGACTGAAGTCCTTACAAAGGTTGCTTCACCTTCCTTCATTGACCTCTTCGAGGCGAAGCTCACCTGCAGAGATTTATGCGGGTTGGCAAAGAAGGATCATATCTTCCAACAAGCGTCGTTGGAGAATATTCCGCATTCTTGGTGTACAAATGCggaagttttgtttttaaaacgtTGCAAAGAGAGTGGAAACCCAGATGCAATATTTAGAGAAGGCATGCATGGGTACTTCACTTCCAAGAATCCCGAACTTGAGCTTAAGTTTTTAGAAACGGCTTATGAGAAGGGACACATTGAAGCAACGTCAATTAAAGCATCAAG GATTGAAGATCAATCCACACCAGCAAAACAGAAAGGATTTAAGCACAAGGGCCTGTCAATGGATGCCGGTGGAGGATAG